The stretch of DNA CTGGCTGAACTCCTTCGGCTGCTGCTTCCGTTGGTAGTCTTGGAGTCCGGGCTGAAGGCATACTGCCTGATCTCTCTATCCAGGAACGAGGCCTCCACTCTCCCGAAGTGGGCGTGGGCCTTGATAATCCTGTTCGTCTCCACCTTCGGGCCCCTGGCCTATCTGATCTTCGGACGAAGGAAGGACCGAAATGCTTAGGGTCGAGGGCCTCTGCAAG from Bacillota bacterium encodes:
- a CDS encoding PLD nuclease N-terminal domain-containing protein, giving the protein MAFAGMSLAELLRLLLPLVVLESGLKAYCLISLSRNEASTLPKWAWALIILFVSTFGPLAYLIFGRRKDRNA